Proteins found in one Cheilinus undulatus linkage group 9, ASM1832078v1, whole genome shotgun sequence genomic segment:
- the cnot1 gene encoding CCR4-NOT transcription complex subunit 1 isoform X5 has protein sequence MNLDSLSLALSQISYLVDNLTKKNYRASQQEIQHIVNRHGPEADRHLLRCLFSHVDFSGDGKSSGKDFHQTQFLIQECVSLISKPNFISTLCYAIDNPLHYQKSLKPSAHLFTQLSKVLKLSKVQEVIFGLALLNSSNTDLRGFAAQFIKQKLPDLLRSYVDADLGGNQEGGFQDIAIEVLHLLLSHLLFGQKGASGVGQEQIDAFLKTLCRDFPQERCPVVLAPLLYPEKRDILMDRILPDSGELAKTMMESSLAEFMQEVGYGFCANLDECRNIIIQYGVREVTASQVARVLGMMARTHSGLTDGIPLQSISAPGSGIWSDGKDKNDGSQAHTWNVEVLIDVVKEVNPNLNFKEVTYELDHPGFVIRDSKGLHIVVYGIQRGLGMEVFPVDLIYRPWKHAEGQLSFIQHSLMSPEVFCFADYPCHTVAIDILKAPPEDDNREIATWKSLDLVESLLRLSEVGQYEQVKQLFGFPIKHCPDMLVLALLQISTSWHTLRHELISTLMPIFLGNHPNSAIILHYAWHGQGQSPSIRQLIMHSMAEWYMRGEQYDQAKLSRILDVAQDLKSLSMLLNGTPFAFVIDLAALASRREYLKLDKWLNDKIREHGVSPESDFHLEPFIQACVTFLKRRCPSIMGGLAPDKDQPKSAQLPPETLATMLVCLQSHAGSVSQEVSETILTMVANCSNVMNKARQPPPGVMPKGRAPSTSSLDAISPVQMDPLSGMGSLNLGGTATSHTQSMQGFPTSLSSAFSNPQSPAKAFPPLSNPNPSTPFGGIGSLSSQLPGMDSGPLGSGIGSGLGIPPVNTDPFGTRKMSTPGLNPPTFQQTDLSQVWPEANQHFSKEIDDEANSYFQRIYNHPPHPTMSVDEVLEMLQRFKDSTIKREREVFNCMLRNLFEEYRFFPQYPDKELHITACLFGGIIEKGLVTYMALGLALRYVLEALRKPYGSKMYYFGIAALDRFKNRLKDYPQYCQHLASIAHFLQFPHHLQECVQYIEYGQQSRDPPVKMQGSITTPGSLALAHVQAQSQPGGPKAPQPGQPSTLVTTTTTTTTVAKTTTITRPTPSSFKKDVPPSINTTNIDTLLVATDQTERIVEPPENVQEKIAFIFNNLSQSNMTQKVEELKETVKEEFMPWVSQYLVMKRVSIEPNFHSLYSNFLDTLKNPEFVKMVLNETYRNIKVLLTSDKAAANFSDRSLLKNLGHWLGMITLAKNKPILYTDLEVKSLLLEAYVKGQQELLYVVPFVAKVLESSLRSMVFRPQNPWTMAIMNVLAELHQEHDLKLNLKFEIEVLCKNLSLDINDLKPGNLLKDKDKLKSLEEQLSAPKKETKPPEEMLPVSTTAPPSTPAATTTTCTTTGPPTPQFSYHDINVYALAGLAPHININVNIPLLQAHPQLKQCVRQSVERAVQELVHPVVDRSIKIAMTTCEQIIRKDFALDSEESRMRVAAHHMMRNLTAGMAMITCREPLLMSIATNLKNSFAAALRAPTPQQREMMEEAAARIAQDNCELACCFIQKTAVEKAGPEMDKRLATEFELRKHARQEGRRYCDPVVLTYQAERMPEQIRLKVGGVDPKQLAVYEEFARNVPGFLPSNDLSQPTGFLAQPMKQQAWATDDVAQIYDKCMADLEQHLHAIPPALAMNPLTQALRSLLEAVVLARNSRDGIAALGLLQKAVEGLLDATSGADADLLLRYRECHLLVLKALQDGRAYGPQWCNKQITRCLIECRDEYKYNVEAVELLIRNHLVNMQQYDLHLAQSMENGLHYMAVAFAMQLVKLLLVDERSVSHVTEADLFHTIETLMRTCAHSRANAPEGLPQLMDVVRSNYEAMIDRAHGGPNFMMHSGISQASEYDDPPGLREKAEYLLREWVNLYHSAAAGRDSTKAFSAFVGQMHQQGILKTDDLITRFFRLCTEMCVEISYRAQAEQQHNPAASAAIIRAKCYHNLDAFVRLIALLVKHSGEATNTVTKINLLNKVLGIVVGVLIQDHDVRQTEFQQLPYHRIFIMLLLELNAPEHVLETINFQTLTAFCNTFHILRPTKAPGFVYAWLELISHRIFIARMLAHTPQQKGWPMYAQLLIDLFKYLAPFLRNVELNKPMQILYKGTLRVLLVLLHDFPEFLCDYHYGFCDVIPPNCIQLRNLILSAFPRNMRLPDPFTPNLKVDMLSEINIAPRILTNFTGVMPSQFKKDLDSYLKTRSPVTFLSELRSNLQVSNEPGNRYNIQLINALVLYVGTQAIAHIHNKGSTPSMSTITHSAHMDIFQNLAVDLDTEGRYLFLNAIANQLRYPNSHTHYFSCTMLYLFAEANTEAIQEQITRVLLERLIVNRPHPWGLLITFIELIKNPAFKFWSHDFVHCAPEIEKLFQSVAQCCMGQKQAQQVMEGTGAS, from the exons ACACAGTTTCTGATCCAGGAGTGTGTGTCGCTGATATCAAAGCCAAACTTTATCTCTACTCTTTGCTACGCTATTGACAACCCTCTGCATTATCAGAAG AGTTTGAAGCCATCGGCCCATCTTTTCACTCAACTGAGTAAAGTTCTAAAACTTAGCAAGGTCCAAGAG gtgaTTTTTGGCCTTGCCTTGCTCAATTCCAGTAACACAGACCTTCGGGGTTTTG CGGCACAGTTCATCAAACAGAAACTCCCAGACCTCCTGCGGTCATACGTTGACGCAGATCTTGGAGGAAACCAAGAAGGTGGCTTCCAAGACATTGCCATAGAGGTCTTGCACCTACTGCTCTCCCATCTACTGTTTGGCCAGAAGGGAGCCAGTGGGGTCGGCCAAGAGCAGATTGACGCCTTCCTCAAGACACTTTGCCGAG ATTTCCCCCAGGAGCGCTGCCCTGTGGTGCTCGCACCACTGCTGTACCCTGAAAAACGGGACATTCTCATGGACAGGATTCTGCCAGACTCGGGGGAGCTAGCTAAGACCATGATGGAGAGTTCTCTTGCAGAATTCATGCAAGAAGTTGGCTATGGCTTTTGTGCAAA TCTGGATGAGTGCAGGAACATAATCATCCAGTATGGGGTAAGGGAGGTGACAGCCAGCCAGGTAGCCAGGGTTCTTGGCATGATGGCACGTACACACTCTGGCCTGACTGATGGTATTCCACTACAG TCCATCTCTGCTCCAGGAAGTGGTATCTGGAGCGATGGTAAGGATAAGAACGATGGTTCACAGGCACACACCTGGAATGTTGAGGTTCTCATCGACGTTGTGAAAGAAGTG AATCCCAACCTTAACTTTAAAGAGGTGACCTACGAACTTGACCATCCAGGCTTTGTAATCCGGGACAGTAAAGGCCTGCACATAGTGGTGTACGGCATTCAGAGGGGCTTAGGCATGGAGGTTTTCCCTGTCGATCTCATCTATCGGCCATGGAAGCATGCCGAAGGACAG TTGTCCTTCATTCAGCACTCCCTGATGAGTCCAGAAGTGTTCTGCTTTGCTGACTACCCTTGCCACACTGTGGCTATTGACATCCTTAAGGCCCCACCAGAGGATGACAATAGGGAGATTGCAACCTG GAAAAGTCTGGACCTGGTGGAGAGCCTGCTCAGGCTGTCTGAAGTGGGTCAGTATGAGCAGGTGAAGCAGCTTTTTGGTTTCCCAATCAAGCACTGTCCAGACATGTTGGTGCTAGCGTTGCTGCAGATCTCCACCTCCTGGCACACACTGCGCCATGAACTCATCTCAACCCTAATGCCCATCTTTCTGGGCAACCATCCCAACTCGGCCATCATTCTGCACTATGCCTGGCATGGACAG GGACAGTCTCCTTCCATCCGTCAGTTAATtatgcattcaatggctgagtGGTACATGAGAGGGGAGCAGTATGACCAGGCAAAACTTTCTCGCATCCTGGATGTGGCCCAGGATCTGAAG tctcTATCGATGCTGCTGAATGGTACTCCATTTGCCTTTGTTATTGACCTTGCTGCACTTGCCTCTCGCCGTGAATACCTCAAACTTGACAAATGGCTGAATGACAAAATCAGAGAGCATGGAGTAAGTCCTGAATCTGATTTTCATTTG GAACCTTTTATCCAGGCGTGTGTGACATTCCTGAAGAGGCGCTGCCCATCTATTATGGGGGGTCTGGCCCCAGACAAGGACCAGCCTAAAAGTGCCCAGCTTCCTCCAGAGACCTTAGCCACCATGCTAGTCTGCCTGCAGTCCCATGCTGG GAGTGTATCCCAGGAGGTGTCGGAGACGATCTTGACCATGGTTGCTAACTGCAGCAATGTAATGAATAAAGCCCGGCAGCCACCACCTGGGGTAATGCCAAAAGGTCGTGCCCCCAGCACCAGCAGCCTAGATGCCATCTCTCCTGTACAG ATGGACCCTCTTTCAGGCATGGGTTCTTTAAACCTAGGGGGTACTGCCACTTCCCACACCCAAAGCATGCAGGGTTTCCCAACCTCTCTAAGTTCAGCTTTTAGTAATCCCCAGTCCCCAGCAAAGGCTTTCCCACCACTTTCCAACCCTAACCCCAGCACACCATTTGGGGGCATAGGCAGCCTGTCCTCGCAGCTTCCTGGTATGGACTCTG GTCCCTTGGGCTCAGGCATCGGTTCTGGTCTGGGGATACCACCAGTGAATACTGATCCTTTTGGCACCAGGAAGATGAGCACACCGGGCCTGAACCCACCTACCTTTCAGCAGA CTGACCTTTCTCAGGTGTGGCCAGAGGCAAACCAGCACTTTAGTAAGGAGATAGATGATGAAGCAAACAGTTATTTTCAGCGCATCTACAACCACCCACCTCACCCAACCATGTCTGTGGATGAA GTACTGGAGATGCTGCAGAGGTTCAAGGATTCAACCATCAAGCGGGAGCGAGAGGTGTTCAACTGCATGCTGCGCAACTTATTTGAGGAGTACAGATTCTTTCCCCAGTACCCAGACAAGGAGCTGCACATCACTGCCTGCCTTTTTGGTGGCATTATAGAGAAGGGTCTTGTGACCTACATGGCACTGGGTTTGGCCCTCCGATATGTTCTTGAAGCCTTAAGAAAACCCTATGGGTccaaaatgtattattttggaATCGCCGCCCTTGATAGGTTTAAAAACAG ACTAAAGGACTACCCTCAGTATTGCCAACATCTGGCTTCAATTGCTCACTTCTTGCAATTCCCCCACCATTTACAAGAG TGTGTGCAGTATATCGAGTATGGCCAACAGTCACGGGACCCTCCGGTGAAGATGCAAGGCTCCATCACCACCCCTGGCAGTCTGGCACTGGCACATGTACAAGCTCAGTCACAACCTGGTGGACCTAAAGCCCCGCAGCCAGGTCAACCCAGCACCCTCGTCACcaccaccacaactacaaccaCAGTGGCAAAGACCACCACCATCACAAGACCAACACCCAGCAGCTTCAAGAAGGATGTACCT CCCTCCATCAACACAACCAACATCGACACCCTGCTGGTAGCCACTGACCAAACAGAAAGGATTGTAGAGCCTCCAGAGAATGTCCAGGAGAAGATTGCCTTTATCTTCAACAACCTCTCTCAGTCTAACATGACACAGAAG GTTGAGGAGTTGAAAGAGACAGTGAAGGAAGAATTTATGCCATGGGTGTCTCAGTACCTTGTCATGAAGCGTGTCAGCATTGAGCCGAACTTCCACAGTCTCTACTCTAACTTTCTGGATACTCTGAAGAACCCTGAATTTGTCAAAATGGTCCTCAATGAGACATACAGAAATATCAAG GTTCTGTTGACCTCTGACAAGGCAGCTGCCAATTTCTCTGATCGCTCCCTGCTGAAGAACCTGGGCCACTGGTTGGGGATGATAACACTGGCCAAAAACAAGCCCATTCTTTATACA gaTCTTGAAGTGAAATCTCTACTTTTGGAAGCATATGTGAAAGGTCAGCAGGAGCTGCTGTATGTAGTTCCCTTTGTTGCTAAGGTTTTGGAATCCAGTCTCCGCAGCATG GTTTTCAGGCCCCAGAACCCCTGGACCATGGCCATCATGAATGTTCTTGCTGAACTTCATCAGGAGCATGACCTTAAG CTGAACCTAAAGTTTGAGATTGAAGTTCTTTGTAAGAACTTGTCTCTGGACATCAATGACCTCAAGCCAGGAAACTTGCTCAAAGACAAGGACAAGCTGAAGAGTCTGGAAGAGCAGTTGTCTGCACCAAAGAAGGAGACGAAGCCTCCAGAAGAGATGCTGCCAGTTTCTACCACAG CTCCTCCATCAACccctgctgccaccaccacaACTTGCACAACCACGGGGCCCCCCACCCCACAGTTCAGCTACCACGACATCAATGTGTATGCCCTGGCAGGTCTCGCTCCACACATCAATATAAATGTCAAT ATCCCTCTACTGCAGGCCCACCCTCAGTTAAAGCAGTGTGTACGGCAGTCAGTAGAGCGAGCTGTCCAGGAACTGGTGCACCCTGTGGTTGATCGCTCTATCAAAATTGCTATGACAACCTGTGAGCAGATCATCAGGAAGGACTTTGCTCTGGACTCTGAGGAGTCCCGCATGCGTGTGGCTGCCCACCATATGATGAGGAACCTGACTGCAGGCATGGCCATGATCACCTGCCGAGAGCCCCTGCTGATGAGCATTGCCACCAACCTCAAAAACAGCTTTGCTGCTGCACTTAGG GCACCAACGCCCCAGCAGAGGGAAATGATGGAAGAGGCTGCAGCCAGGATTGCCCAAGACAACTGTGAACTGGCGTGCTGCTTTATTCAGAAAACAGCAGTGGAGAAGGCTGGTCCTGAAATGGACAAGAGACTTGCCACG gagttTGAGCTGAGGAAGCATGCACGCCAAGAGGGACGGCGTTATTGTGATCCTGTTGTTCTGACTTACCAGGCAGAGCGTATGCCTGAACAGATCAGGCTCAAG GTGGGAGGAGTGGACCCCAAACAGCTGGCTGTATATGAGGAGTTTGCAAGGAATGTTCCAGGTTTCTTACCCAGCAATGATCTCTCTCAGCCCACTGGCTTCTTGGCTCAGCCCATGAAG CAACAGGCCTGGGCCACAGATGACGTAGCTCAGATCTATGATAAGTGCATGGCAGATTTAGAGCAGCATCTTCATGCCATCCCTCCAGCACTTGCCATGAACCCTCTGACTCAGGCTCTGCGCAGTCTGCTGGAAGCTGTGGTCTTGGCTAGAAACTCCAGAGATGGCATTGCTGCTCTTGGCCTTCTGCAGAAG GCTGTTGAAGGTCTTCTTGATGCTACTAGTGGGGCTGATGCCGACTTGCTGCTTCGCTATAGGGAGTGCCACCTGCTGGTGCTTAAAGCTCTACAGGATGGACGTGCCTATGGACCACAGTGGTGCAATAAGCAGATCACCAG GTGTCTGATCGAATGCCGTGATGAGTACAAATACAACGTAGAGGCAGTTGAGCTTCTGATTAGGAACCACCTTGTGAATATGCAGCAGTATGACCTGCACCTGGCACAG tCGATGGAAAATGGACTGCACTACATGGCAGTTGCTTTTGCCATGCAGTTGGtgaagctgctgctggtggATGAACGAAGTGTGAGCCATGTTACAGAAGCTGACCTCTTCCACACAATTGAGACCTTAATGAGAACCTGTGCACACTCCAGAGCAAACGCACCTGAGGG GCTTCCCCAGCTGATGGATGTTGTTCGCTCCAACTATGAGGCCATGATTGACCGGGCCCACGGTGGACCTAACTTCATGATGCACTCTGGGATTTCCCAGGCTTCAGAGTATGATGATCCTCCAGGCCTGAGGGAGAAAGCAGAGTACCTCCTCAGAGAGTGGGTCAACCTGTATCACTCAGCTGCAGCTGGCAGGGACAGCACTAAAGCTTTCTCAGCATTTGTTGGCCAG ATGCACCAGCAGGGAATCCTGAAGACGGATGACCTGATCACAAGGTTCTTCCGGCTGTGCACAGAGATGTGTGTGGAGATCAGCTATCGGGCACAAGCTGAGCAGCAGCACAACCCAGCAGCCAGTGCAGCAATCATCAGAGCCAAGTGTTACCACAACCTGGATGCCTTTGTAAGGCTGATAGCTCTGCTAGTCAAACACTCTGGAGAGGCCACAAACACGGTGACTAAAATCAACCTCCTCAACAAG GTGCTGGGAATCGTAGTTGGGGTGTTGATCCAGGACCATGACGTCCGTCAGACAGAATTCCAACAGCTACCATACCATCGCATTTtcatcatgctgctgctggagctcaACGCTCCAGAACATGTCCTGGAGACCATCAACTTCCAGACTCTTACAGCTTTCTG CAATACTTTCCACATTCTGAGACCCACCAAAGCACCCGGTTTTGTGTACGCCTGGCTGGAGCTCATCTCCCATCGAATCTTCAttgccaggatgctagcacacACACCCCAGCAGAAG GGTTGGCCTATGTATGCACAGCTGCTGATTGATCTCTTCAAGTACCTGGCCCCGTTCTTGAGGAATGTAGAGCTCAACAAACCTATGCAAATCCTCTACAAG GGCACACTGCGAGTGCTCCTGGTCCTGCTGCATGACTTCCCAGAATTCCTGTGCGACTATCATTATGGTTTCTGTGATGTTATCCCACCCAACTGCATCCAGCTCCGCAACCTCATCCTCAGTGCCTTCCCACGCAACATGAGGCTCCCAGACCCCTTCACACCCAATCTAAAG GTGGACATGCTGAGTGAGATCAACATTGCTCCCCGTATTCTcacaaacttcacaggcgtCATGCCTTCGCAGTTCAAGAAAGACCTGGACTCGTATCTGAAGACCCGTTCACCAGTCACTTTCTTGTCTGAACTGCGCAGCAACCTGCAG GTGTCTAATGAGCCAGGAAACCGTTACAACATCCAGCTGATCAATGCTCTAGTGTTGTATGTAGGCACACAGGCGATCGCTCACATCCACAACAAGGGCAGCACTCCCTCCATGAGCACCATCACCCACTCTGCTCACATGGACATCTTCCAGAACCTGGCTGTGGACCTGGACACTGAAG GTCGTTACCTCTTCCTGAACGCGATTGCCAATCAGCTGCGCTACCCCAACAGTCACACTCACTACTTCAGCTGCACCATGCTCTATCTGTTCGCTGAGGCCAACACTGAGGCCATCCAGGAGCAGATCACCAG GGTTCTGCTGGAGAGGCTGATTGTGAACAGGCCTCACCCATGGGGTCTCCTCATCACCTTTATCGAGCTGATTAAAAATCCTGCCTTCAAGTTCTGGAGTCATGACTTTGTGCACTGTGCCCCTGAGATTGAAAA GCTGTTCCAGTCAGTGGCTCAGTGCTGCATGGGACAGAAGCAGGCCCAGCAGGTGATGGAGGGCACCGGTGCCAGCTAG